A portion of the Streptomyces sp. NBC_01335 genome contains these proteins:
- a CDS encoding GAF domain-containing protein: protein MTGRPLLTPADRDGSARAARLRRLGLGERPDTTFDNFDDFADRVAAVTAAPYSMVNFIDENRQFFAGLHTPAGNQVGGGLGAAAAHDNRSDRYLARDHGYCPHVLVRRKALVLDDVCDYPRFAGNPVVDGIGIRSYLGAPLIDGTGVALGTVCAVDTVPRPWGRAGLVTIKALAQELMGHIDRRELPRR, encoded by the coding sequence GTGACCGGCAGGCCGCTGCTCACACCGGCCGACCGCGACGGCTCCGCCCGGGCCGCCCGGTTGCGCCGGCTCGGCCTGGGGGAGCGGCCGGACACGACGTTCGACAACTTCGACGACTTCGCCGACCGGGTCGCCGCCGTGACCGCCGCCCCCTACTCCATGGTCAACTTCATCGACGAGAACCGTCAGTTCTTCGCCGGTCTGCACACACCCGCGGGCAACCAGGTCGGCGGCGGCCTCGGAGCCGCCGCCGCGCACGACAACCGGAGCGACCGCTACCTCGCCCGTGACCACGGCTACTGCCCGCACGTGCTGGTCCGGCGCAAGGCCCTGGTGCTGGACGACGTCTGCGACTATCCGCGCTTCGCCGGGAACCCGGTCGTGGACGGCATAGGGATTCGCTCCTACCTCGGAGCCCCGCTCATCGACGGTACGGGCGTCGCGCTCGGCACCGTCTGCGCCGTCGATACCGTCCCCCGGCCGTGGGGGCGCGCGGGGCTCGTGACCATCAAGGCGCTCGCCCAGGAGCTGATGGGCCACATCGACCGCCGGGAGCTGCCCCGCCGCTGA
- a CDS encoding DUF742 domain-containing protein, translated as MRVRAQEGPLLDAEAGRLVRPYTVSSGRTRPTTELDLLSLIMATGRQPQAHLGHEHTVTLGLCEGPTSVAEVAAHLRLPATVAKVLVSDLVDCGAVTAHAPAFQDMPTDRTLLEAVLDGLRRQL; from the coding sequence GTGAGGGTGCGGGCTCAGGAAGGGCCGCTGCTCGACGCCGAGGCCGGTCGACTCGTTCGTCCGTACACCGTCAGCAGCGGCCGGACCCGGCCGACGACCGAGCTCGACCTGCTCTCGCTGATCATGGCGACCGGCAGACAACCGCAGGCCCACCTGGGCCACGAACACACCGTGACGCTCGGGCTGTGCGAGGGCCCCACGTCCGTCGCCGAGGTGGCCGCGCATCTGCGGCTGCCCGCGACGGTCGCCAAGGTCCTCGTCTCCGACCTGGTCGACTGCGGGGCCGTCACCGCGCACGCCCCCGCCTTCCAGGACATGCCCACCGACCGAACCCTGCTGGAGGCAGTGCTCGATGGTCTACGACGACAACTCTGA
- a CDS encoding LLM class flavin-dependent oxidoreductase: protein MSRRLHLALHPYGVGGPGQHGLWKDPGVAKNASIDINYYIQQAQAAEHALFDALFVVDSQFINATYPSHYLNRLEPLTLLSAVATHTKHIGLVGTASSTYNSPFNLARRFASLDHISGGRAGWNVVTSFDTGTSRNYGLDEHLDYATRYGRALEFVQVARGLWDSYEDDAFPADVERGVFLDPSRLHALEHVGEHFKVAGPLNLSRSPQGQPVIFQAGVSPEGRDLAARVAEGIYAPGGTLEQAREYYADIKKRTAAYGRDPDHIKIFIHGSPIVGATDEAAGRREREIFEEDNDFASNLALLGRSFGAYDFSVHDLDAPFPDVAHLAEKGGRTGAAKIIERAKAENLSLRQVAESVNAFRRSPFVGAPETVADTIESWYDAGTLDGINLAFRNNDDLERFVDGVVPLLQKRGLFRTEYEADTLRGNLGLPVPANRHTAGREAVTG from the coding sequence ATGTCCCGCAGGCTCCACCTCGCTCTGCATCCCTACGGCGTCGGCGGCCCCGGCCAGCACGGTCTCTGGAAGGATCCGGGCGTCGCCAAGAACGCCAGCATCGACATCAACTACTACATCCAGCAGGCCCAGGCCGCCGAACACGCGCTCTTCGACGCGCTGTTCGTCGTCGACAGCCAGTTCATCAACGCCACCTACCCGTCGCACTACCTGAACCGGCTGGAGCCGCTCACCCTGCTGTCCGCGGTCGCCACCCACACCAAACACATCGGTCTGGTCGGCACCGCGAGTTCGACGTACAACTCGCCGTTCAATCTGGCCCGGCGCTTCGCCTCCCTCGACCACATCAGCGGCGGACGGGCCGGCTGGAACGTGGTGACCAGCTTCGACACCGGGACGTCCCGGAACTACGGGCTGGACGAGCACCTCGACTACGCCACCCGCTACGGCCGCGCCCTGGAGTTCGTGCAGGTCGCCCGCGGTCTGTGGGACTCCTACGAGGACGACGCCTTCCCGGCGGACGTGGAGCGCGGCGTCTTCCTCGACCCGTCCAGGCTGCATGCCCTGGAGCATGTCGGGGAGCACTTCAAGGTCGCCGGGCCGCTCAACCTCTCGCGCTCGCCGCAGGGGCAGCCGGTCATCTTCCAGGCCGGGGTGTCCCCCGAGGGCCGCGATCTCGCCGCGCGCGTCGCGGAGGGCATCTACGCCCCCGGCGGCACGCTGGAGCAGGCGCGGGAGTACTACGCCGACATCAAGAAGCGCACGGCGGCCTACGGGCGCGACCCCGACCACATCAAGATCTTCATCCACGGCAGCCCGATCGTCGGTGCGACCGACGAGGCGGCCGGGCGCCGGGAGCGGGAGATCTTCGAGGAGGACAACGACTTCGCGAGCAACCTCGCGCTCCTCGGCCGCTCCTTCGGCGCGTACGACTTCAGCGTGCACGACCTGGACGCGCCGTTCCCGGACGTCGCGCACCTCGCCGAGAAGGGCGGCCGGACGGGCGCCGCGAAGATCATCGAGCGCGCGAAGGCGGAGAACCTGTCGCTGCGTCAGGTCGCCGAGTCGGTGAACGCCTTCCGCCGTTCCCCCTTCGTCGGTGCGCCGGAGACGGTCGCCGACACCATCGAGTCGTGGTACGACGCCGGCACCCTGGACGGCATCAACCTGGCCTTCCGCAACAACGACGACCTCGAACGCTTCGTGGACGGCGTGGTTCCGCTCCTGCAGAAGCGCGGCCTGTTCCGCACGGAGTACGAGGCGGACACCCTGCGCGGCAACCTCGGCCTGCCCGTCCCCGCCAACCGCCACACCGCCGGGCGCGAAGCCGTGACCGGCTGA
- the ssuE gene encoding NADPH-dependent FMN reductase yields MATILSVSGSPSATSRTARLLRHLDDRLREQGHDVTPLDVRTLPAEALLAADFRHPAVVGATALFEQADGVVIGTPVYKAAYSGLLKTLLDLLPQYALTGKTVLPLATGGSTAHVLAIDYALRPVLSSMGAAHIVPGWFTLDQDITVGEDGVLTVAPGTAEALAQVTDVFSQVLGGRTAVLAATG; encoded by the coding sequence ATGGCAACCATCCTGTCCGTCTCCGGAAGTCCGTCCGCCACGTCCCGCACCGCCCGGCTCCTGCGCCATCTGGACGACCGGCTCAGGGAGCAGGGCCACGACGTGACCCCGCTGGACGTACGCACGCTGCCCGCCGAAGCGCTGCTGGCCGCCGACTTCCGGCACCCGGCGGTCGTCGGGGCCACGGCCCTGTTCGAACAGGCGGACGGGGTGGTGATAGGCACCCCCGTCTACAAGGCCGCCTACTCGGGACTGCTGAAGACTCTGCTGGACCTGCTTCCGCAGTACGCCCTCACCGGCAAGACCGTGCTGCCCCTCGCCACCGGCGGCAGCACGGCCCATGTGCTAGCCATCGACTACGCGTTGCGGCCCGTCCTGAGCTCGATGGGTGCGGCGCACATCGTCCCGGGGTGGTTCACCCTGGACCAGGACATCACCGTGGGCGAGGACGGCGTCCTCACCGTCGCGCCCGGTACGGCCGAGGCCCTGGCCCAGGTCACCGACGTGTTCTCCCAGGTGCTCGGCGGGCGTACGGCGGTACTCGCGGCCACGGGCTGA
- a CDS encoding GTP-binding protein, translating into MVYDDNSDSTARPAPFPVALKVLVAGGFGVGKTTFVGAVSEIAPLSTEELLTQVGVGTDNLDGIESKRATTVAMDFGRLTLSDEHVLYLFGTPGQERFWFMWDELSQGALGAVVLADTRRLEECFAAVDFFERRGIGFIVAVNEFDGAYRYAPDEVRAALDLPPGVPVVLCDARIASSGTGALVTLLQHLINATAAPAPAPLQTYGAHP; encoded by the coding sequence ATGGTCTACGACGACAACTCTGACAGCACCGCCCGCCCCGCGCCCTTCCCCGTGGCCCTCAAGGTCCTGGTCGCGGGCGGGTTCGGGGTCGGCAAGACGACGTTCGTGGGCGCCGTCAGCGAGATCGCCCCCCTGAGCACGGAGGAGCTGCTGACCCAGGTCGGCGTGGGTACGGACAATCTCGACGGGATCGAGTCCAAGCGGGCCACCACGGTGGCCATGGACTTCGGCCGGCTCACCCTCTCCGACGAGCACGTCCTCTACCTCTTCGGCACCCCCGGCCAGGAACGTTTCTGGTTCATGTGGGACGAGCTGTCGCAGGGCGCCCTGGGCGCGGTGGTGCTGGCCGACACCCGGCGCCTCGAAGAGTGCTTCGCCGCCGTCGACTTCTTCGAACGGCGCGGCATCGGCTTCATCGTCGCCGTCAACGAGTTCGACGGCGCCTACCGGTACGCCCCCGACGAGGTGCGGGCCGCGCTGGACCTTCCGCCGGGCGTCCCGGTCGTCCTGTGCGACGCACGCATCGCCAGTTCCGGTACGGGCGCGCTGGTGACGCTCCTCCAGCACCTCATCAACGCCACCGCTGCCCCGGCACCGGCACCGCTCCAGACGTACGGAGCACACCCGTGA
- a CDS encoding transketolase family protein yields the protein MDTMRERFIATTTELLDHDPRLALVLAEISRDGFEKASRSHPDRVVNVGIREQLLIGAGAGMALTGMRPIVHTFASFLVERPFEQVKLDFGHQGVAGVLVSSGASYDFPAAGFTHMSPGDVALMDTLDGWSVHVPGHPDEAEALLRRAAAGDDRVYLRLSLQSNRRAMPVEGEAFLTVREGSRGVVVAVGPTLDDVLAATEGLDTTVLYATTVRPFDSAGLRRAAGASSADVVLVEPYLAGTSAAVAGEALIDLPHRVLGLGVGRADLRRYGQLDEHVAAHGLDAAGLRRRITRFLPA from the coding sequence GTGGACACCATGCGCGAACGCTTCATCGCCACCACCACCGAACTCCTGGACCATGATCCGCGCCTCGCCCTCGTGCTGGCGGAGATCAGCCGCGACGGCTTCGAGAAGGCCTCGCGGAGCCATCCCGACCGGGTGGTCAACGTCGGTATCCGCGAGCAACTGCTGATCGGCGCGGGCGCCGGAATGGCCCTGACCGGGATGCGGCCCATCGTCCACACCTTCGCGAGCTTCCTGGTCGAGCGCCCCTTCGAGCAGGTGAAGCTCGACTTCGGGCACCAGGGCGTGGCGGGTGTGCTGGTGAGCTCCGGGGCGTCCTACGACTTCCCCGCCGCCGGCTTCACCCACATGTCGCCCGGTGACGTGGCGCTGATGGACACGCTCGACGGCTGGAGCGTGCACGTCCCGGGCCACCCTGACGAGGCGGAGGCCCTCCTGCGGCGGGCAGCCGCCGGGGACGACCGGGTCTACCTGCGGTTGTCGCTGCAGTCGAACCGCCGGGCCATGCCGGTGGAGGGTGAGGCCTTCCTCACCGTGCGCGAGGGCTCCCGGGGCGTCGTCGTCGCGGTGGGGCCGACGCTGGACGACGTACTGGCGGCGACGGAGGGGCTGGACACGACGGTGCTGTACGCGACCACGGTGCGGCCCTTCGACTCCGCCGGGCTGCGCAGGGCGGCGGGCGCGAGCAGCGCCGACGTGGTGCTCGTGGAGCCGTACCTCGCCGGGACCTCCGCGGCGGTGGCCGGCGAAGCCCTGATCGATCTGCCGCACCGGGTGCTGGGCCTGGGTGTGGGCCGCGCCGATCTCCGCCGCTACGGGCAGCTGGACGAGCACGTCGCGGCGCACGGGCTCGACGCCGCGGGGCTCAGGCGCCGCATCACCCGGTTCCTGCCCGCCTGA
- a CDS encoding sensor histidine kinase has product MSQLRAPEARPDRRESGRHGRPAGRSPSAAAKPRAVQPTPEVRMRGQMTRAALLPTVAALLSGAAAVIFTVRASGVRPSGSLLAALGGSGALAVTAVAAACIGAHRVAAGLLDRAQALRRANARGQADLQRALEQLRAGEVLPARRAPQPTAPGADAFDLLGQEIARSQEAAVAAVAQASQLFSNAGNEQKVEVFVNLARRLQSLVHREIQILDELEHEVEDPDLLKGLFHVDHLATRIRRHAENLAVLGGAVSRRQWSNPVTLTEVLRSAIAEVEQYPRVKLVPPIEGTLRGHAVADVIHLVAELVENATVFSAPHTQVLLRVQPVTAGFALEVEDRGLGMPGQEQSRMNALLADPDQVNVAHLLQDGRIGLFVVSALARRHGIAVRLESNIYGGTQAVLVLPQVLLGAESDTTTPPEGVPVPPPGAVHRPPAQDSVPQTHPAPGYTGPQPAPVLPGAPDRTRGPGQEQLPPAQDRLRPVPGRVGPLGAAPGAPGSGPGVPGALGVPGSGPGAPGTPQPPRQIRREAQGPPLPQRTSERSAPTGSHPAPAGYQAGAAYPEPEPAAPARPELPRRTNQENLVPQLRQPPVRRVPDEHAVHDPGLVAAFRRGIDLAEARSAQDTEPPAAGGDGLPPATGPGPSPRGPGHGLPQGTGSVAPGFAPYAPPAAPPVRRVTPLPVRAPAAPSEKGIGGRPGPRHENPDARHENPDPRHENTYKE; this is encoded by the coding sequence ATGTCTCAACTTCGCGCACCAGAAGCGCGACCGGATCGCCGGGAGAGCGGGCGGCACGGCCGCCCGGCGGGCCGTTCCCCCTCCGCCGCCGCGAAGCCGCGTGCGGTGCAGCCGACCCCCGAGGTGCGGATGCGCGGCCAGATGACGCGTGCCGCGCTGCTGCCGACCGTGGCCGCCCTGCTCAGCGGTGCCGCCGCGGTCATCTTCACCGTGCGGGCTTCCGGGGTACGCCCCTCCGGCAGCCTGCTGGCCGCGCTCGGCGGCTCGGGCGCGCTCGCCGTGACGGCCGTCGCGGCGGCGTGCATCGGCGCCCACCGGGTCGCGGCCGGGCTGCTCGACCGGGCCCAGGCGCTCCGCCGGGCCAACGCCCGCGGCCAGGCCGACCTCCAGCGGGCGCTGGAGCAGCTCCGTGCCGGGGAGGTGCTGCCCGCCCGCCGGGCCCCGCAGCCCACCGCCCCCGGCGCGGACGCCTTCGACCTGCTCGGACAGGAGATCGCGCGCTCCCAGGAGGCCGCCGTGGCCGCCGTGGCGCAGGCCTCCCAGCTCTTCAGCAACGCGGGCAACGAACAGAAGGTGGAGGTCTTCGTCAACCTCGCGCGCCGTCTGCAATCCCTGGTGCACCGCGAGATCCAGATTCTCGACGAACTCGAACACGAGGTGGAGGACCCCGACCTCCTCAAGGGCCTCTTCCACGTCGACCACCTGGCGACCCGCATCCGCCGCCACGCGGAGAACCTCGCCGTGCTCGGCGGTGCGGTCTCCCGCCGGCAGTGGTCCAACCCGGTCACCCTCACCGAGGTGCTGCGCTCCGCCATCGCGGAGGTGGAGCAGTACCCGCGGGTCAAGCTGGTCCCGCCGATCGAGGGCACCCTGCGCGGGCACGCCGTCGCCGACGTGATCCACCTGGTGGCCGAACTCGTCGAGAACGCGACCGTGTTCTCCGCCCCGCACACCCAGGTCCTGCTCCGCGTCCAGCCCGTCACGGCGGGCTTCGCACTGGAGGTGGAGGACCGGGGGCTCGGCATGCCGGGCCAGGAGCAGAGCCGGATGAACGCCCTGCTCGCCGACCCCGACCAGGTCAACGTCGCCCATCTGCTCCAGGACGGCCGCATCGGGCTGTTCGTCGTCTCCGCACTGGCCCGCCGGCACGGCATCGCGGTACGGCTGGAGAGCAACATCTACGGCGGTACGCAGGCGGTCCTGGTCCTCCCGCAGGTGCTGCTCGGCGCCGAGAGCGACACCACCACCCCGCCGGAAGGCGTCCCGGTGCCCCCGCCCGGCGCCGTGCACCGGCCCCCGGCCCAGGACTCCGTACCCCAGACCCACCCCGCCCCGGGGTACACCGGGCCGCAGCCCGCACCCGTCCTCCCCGGCGCCCCGGACCGTACCCGGGGGCCGGGCCAGGAGCAGCTCCCGCCCGCTCAGGACCGGCTCCGGCCCGTACCCGGACGAGTCGGGCCCCTCGGCGCGGCGCCCGGAGCACCTGGCTCAGGGCCCGGTGTACCCGGTGCGCTCGGCGTACCCGGCTCAGGGCCCGGCGCCCCGGGGACCCCGCAGCCCCCGCGCCAGATCCGTCGCGAGGCCCAGGGTCCGCCGCTGCCGCAGCGCACCTCGGAGCGGTCGGCGCCGACCGGTTCCCACCCCGCACCCGCGGGGTACCAGGCGGGTGCCGCGTACCCCGAACCGGAGCCAGCGGCCCCGGCACGCCCCGAGCTGCCCCGGCGCACCAACCAGGAGAACCTGGTGCCGCAGCTCCGCCAGCCCCCGGTGCGACGCGTCCCGGACGAGCACGCGGTGCACGACCCCGGCCTCGTCGCCGCGTTCCGGCGCGGGATCGACCTGGCGGAGGCCCGGTCGGCGCAGGACACGGAACCCCCGGCCGCGGGTGGCGACGGCCTGCCGCCCGCCACCGGTCCCGGACCGTCCCCCCGAGGGCCCGGCCACGGCCTCCCGCAGGGAACGGGGTCCGTCGCGCCCGGGTTCGCCCCGTACGCCCCGCCGGCCGCACCGCCGGTCCGGCGGGTCACCCCGCTGCCCGTCCGCGCGCCGGCCGCACCGTCCGAAAAGGGAATCGGGGGCCGCCCCGGCCCCCGTCACGAGAACCCCGACGCGCGTCACGAGAACCCCGACCCCCGTCACGAGAACACGTACAAGGAGTAG
- a CDS encoding transketolase: protein MTNSTGAELRTHDYADLNRLMSLMTGDEKHGPAATSTLDVLWVLYDRVLRVGPATVDDPERDRFLLSKGHGPMAYYAVLAAHGFFGEELLTGFGTFDSPLGQHPDRLRVPGAEIGSGSLGHGLPLAVGTVLGLRAQGRTDPRVWVLVGDAELDEGSNHEALAFAGPSGLEQLHTVVIDNASATYGRPGGIAARFETAGWSVASVDGGDHEALYAAFTAPHPGRPHAVVARTAPKR from the coding sequence ATGACGAACTCCACCGGAGCCGAGCTCCGCACCCACGACTACGCGGACCTGAACCGCCTGATGAGCCTCATGACCGGCGACGAGAAGCACGGACCCGCCGCCACCTCCACCCTGGACGTGCTCTGGGTGCTCTACGACCGGGTGCTCCGGGTCGGCCCGGCGACCGTGGACGATCCGGAGCGGGACAGGTTCCTGCTCTCCAAGGGTCACGGGCCGATGGCCTACTACGCGGTACTCGCCGCCCACGGCTTCTTCGGAGAAGAGCTGCTCACCGGCTTCGGCACCTTCGACTCGCCGCTGGGCCAGCATCCCGACCGGCTACGGGTGCCGGGGGCCGAGATCGGCAGTGGTTCGCTGGGGCACGGCCTGCCCCTCGCGGTCGGCACCGTCCTGGGGCTGCGGGCGCAGGGGCGCACCGACCCCAGGGTCTGGGTTCTCGTGGGGGACGCCGAGCTGGACGAGGGCAGCAATCACGAGGCGCTCGCCTTCGCCGGGCCCTCCGGGCTGGAGCAGCTGCACACCGTGGTGATCGACAACGCCTCGGCGACCTACGGCCGGCCCGGCGGGATCGCGGCGCGCTTCGAGACCGCGGGATGGTCGGTGGCGAGCGTGGACGGCGGGGACCACGAGGCGCTGTACGCGGCCTTCACCGCACCGCACCCCGGCCGGCCGCACGCCGTGGTCGCCCGGACCGCGCCGAAGCGCTGA
- a CDS encoding alpha/beta hydrolase, with the protein MTEYTDYFGPEGLRTRGTVVVVPGRGESRAAYARLGRRLAADAYRVRVVDAPVLDPDDPEGSLHRVDGRLAEAAEGAALGEDGVVRPLVLLGADSGAVAVAALAGGDGAPSAVRPDAVVLAGIPAGAASAVGGWEDELDVRTACPAHRGTLTEDTGTRRGALYEAIPASLITAAYEGDEAGVPALLLIGDRDPLADREALARTAKTLGRARLSVVRDAHHDVLNDLQHRSVAAEIVTFLETLRNELVPVVTVDSSAW; encoded by the coding sequence ATGACCGAGTACACCGACTACTTCGGGCCGGAGGGCCTTCGCACCCGCGGCACCGTCGTCGTCGTGCCCGGCCGGGGCGAGTCACGGGCGGCGTACGCCCGGCTCGGCCGGCGGCTGGCCGCCGACGCCTACCGCGTCCGCGTCGTCGACGCCCCCGTCCTCGACCCCGACGACCCCGAGGGCTCGCTGCACCGTGTCGACGGCCGGCTCGCCGAAGCCGCCGAGGGCGCGGCGCTCGGCGAGGACGGTGTGGTCCGCCCGCTCGTGCTGCTGGGCGCCGACTCGGGAGCCGTCGCCGTCGCGGCACTCGCCGGCGGGGACGGCGCTCCGTCGGCCGTACGACCGGACGCCGTCGTCCTCGCCGGAATCCCGGCCGGTGCCGCCTCGGCCGTCGGCGGCTGGGAGGACGAGCTGGACGTCCGCACCGCCTGCCCCGCCCACCGCGGAACGCTCACCGAGGACACCGGGACACGGCGGGGCGCGCTCTACGAGGCGATCCCGGCGTCCCTGATCACGGCCGCGTACGAGGGCGACGAAGCGGGCGTCCCCGCGCTGCTCCTCATCGGCGACCGCGACCCGCTCGCGGACCGCGAGGCGCTCGCCCGTACGGCGAAGACGCTGGGCCGCGCCCGCCTGTCGGTCGTACGCGACGCGCACCACGACGTCCTGAACGACCTGCAGCACCGCTCGGTCGCCGCGGAGATCGTCACCTTCCTGGAGACCCTGCGCAACGAGCTGGTGCCGGTCGTCACGGTCGATTCGAGTGCCTGGTGA
- a CDS encoding roadblock/LC7 domain-containing protein, with the protein MPSEMTSGQVADLDWLLSGLVQRVPYTRSAVLLSADGLVKSVHGMDSDSADHMAALAAGLYSLGRSAGARFGDNGDVRQVVVELDSTLLFVSTAGSGTCLAVLAGREADAAVLGYEMTMLVKSVRPYLATPARHMAGTPFTPGL; encoded by the coding sequence ATGCCGAGCGAAATGACGTCCGGTCAGGTCGCCGACCTGGACTGGCTGCTGAGCGGACTCGTCCAGCGCGTTCCGTACACCCGCAGCGCCGTCCTGCTGTCCGCGGACGGACTGGTGAAGTCGGTCCACGGCATGGACTCCGACAGCGCGGACCACATGGCCGCCCTGGCGGCGGGGCTCTACTCGCTGGGCCGCAGCGCCGGAGCCAGGTTCGGGGACAACGGTGACGTGCGCCAGGTCGTGGTCGAACTCGACTCGACCCTGCTCTTCGTCTCCACCGCGGGTTCCGGCACCTGCCTCGCGGTCCTCGCCGGCCGCGAGGCCGACGCGGCGGTCCTCGGGTACGAGATGACCATGCTGGTCAAGAGCGTACGACCGTATCTGGCCACCCCGGCGCGGCACATGGCGGGGACACCGTTCACTCCGGGGCTGTGA
- a CDS encoding DUF2945 domain-containing protein, whose protein sequence is MARKGSRKLSKGDDVRWKSHGQDVKGSVKRKIDKRTEAAGRTVDASEEQPQYEVRSDRTGKSAVHRPESLRRRDSGSS, encoded by the coding sequence GTGGCCAGGAAAGGGAGCAGGAAGCTGTCCAAGGGCGACGACGTCCGCTGGAAGAGCCACGGCCAGGACGTGAAGGGCTCGGTGAAGCGCAAGATCGACAAACGCACCGAAGCCGCCGGCCGCACCGTGGACGCCTCCGAGGAGCAACCTCAGTACGAGGTACGGAGTGACCGGACGGGCAAGTCCGCGGTGCACCGGCCGGAGTCGCTGCGCAGGAGGGACAGCGGCTCGTCGTGA
- a CDS encoding FUSC family protein, which translates to MADDQTTAGERRWAGRLAGWWGRAAHEDSSERHTLLLIGKSTLAATLSWLVSYNLMDATSPAFAPFSAVTIMYVTVYQSVVQSLRYVAAVAVGVAVQALLGFLAGPDLLTFVLVAVIALSISRLRVLGTQGPQVATAALFAFSTYVSTTDDSARVSRLGQIVLLVLIGCAIGTAVNVAIAPPLRYRSAEHAVRVLARTLHDLTSDMHPALRDRTLDADTTSRWRDRAARTGSLIEQARAGLDTAVESVRYNPRRLLRRHRGHLTFQGYASVLAALERTLYQLASMTRCLDQWHDEEAEYVYQPFLVRYADFLEAVSETALALSTLDESTLPQQTERLARLAGETEDRCREVVVEADARALPLSDPSRPYGVLVVEATRLKEEVRYTCDTLSGWVEA; encoded by the coding sequence ATGGCCGATGACCAGACGACCGCGGGAGAACGGAGATGGGCCGGGCGGTTGGCCGGCTGGTGGGGAAGGGCTGCGCACGAGGACAGTTCCGAGCGGCACACCCTGCTGCTGATCGGCAAGAGCACCCTCGCCGCCACCCTCTCCTGGCTGGTGTCCTACAACCTCATGGACGCCACGTCACCGGCGTTCGCCCCGTTCTCCGCGGTGACGATCATGTACGTCACCGTCTACCAGTCCGTCGTGCAGTCCCTGCGCTACGTCGCGGCAGTCGCGGTCGGAGTCGCGGTCCAGGCCCTGCTGGGCTTCCTCGCCGGGCCGGATCTGCTGACCTTCGTGCTGGTGGCGGTGATCGCGCTGTCCATCAGCCGCCTGCGCGTCCTCGGGACGCAGGGACCGCAGGTGGCCACCGCCGCCCTCTTCGCGTTCTCCACCTACGTCAGCACCACCGACGACTCCGCCAGAGTCAGCCGACTGGGACAGATCGTGCTCCTGGTCCTCATCGGCTGCGCCATCGGCACCGCCGTCAACGTCGCCATCGCCCCGCCACTGCGCTACCGCAGCGCCGAACACGCCGTCCGCGTCCTGGCCCGTACGCTCCACGACCTCACGTCCGACATGCACCCCGCCCTGCGCGACAGAACCCTCGACGCGGACACCACCAGCCGCTGGCGCGACCGGGCCGCCCGGACCGGCAGCCTCATCGAACAGGCCCGGGCCGGTCTCGACACCGCCGTGGAGAGCGTCCGCTACAACCCGCGCCGACTGCTGCGCCGCCACCGCGGCCACCTCACCTTCCAGGGCTATGCGTCGGTGCTCGCCGCGCTGGAAAGGACTCTGTACCAACTGGCCTCCATGACCAGATGCCTCGACCAGTGGCACGACGAGGAGGCCGAATACGTCTACCAGCCGTTCCTGGTCCGGTACGCGGACTTCCTGGAAGCGGTGTCGGAGACGGCCCTCGCGCTGAGCACCCTCGACGAGTCGACACTGCCGCAGCAGACCGAGAGGCTCGCCCGGCTGGCCGGGGAGACCGAGGACCGATGCCGCGAGGTCGTCGTCGAGGCCGACGCACGCGCCCTTCCGCTCTCCGACCCCAGTCGGCCCTACGGCGTACTCGTCGTCGAGGCCACCCGCCTCAAGGAAGAGGTGCGGTACACCTGCGACACCCTCAGCGGCTGGGTCGAGGCATAG